A region from the Leptospira ellinghausenii genome encodes:
- the rimP gene encoding ribosome maturation factor RimP has protein sequence MVYTEENIRELILRVLAPPLALFSLQVQNRKNHALIEIELDHLTDKTGSASLEDCETVSRRLKEELDQWGEEFDFTLQVSSAGAERVLRLPEDLIRFQGLLAKLEVPLESGKWDKRLFRLGPVSGDSVELTLYDRKTRHKKNQKSVSMPIAEIRKGNLYLEI, from the coding sequence TTGGTATATACCGAGGAAAACATCAGAGAACTGATTTTACGAGTTCTCGCTCCACCTCTAGCGCTTTTTTCGCTCCAAGTACAGAATCGGAAAAACCACGCCCTCATTGAGATAGAACTTGATCATCTCACAGACAAAACTGGCTCTGCTAGTTTGGAAGATTGTGAGACTGTGTCTAGGAGACTCAAAGAGGAGCTGGACCAATGGGGAGAGGAATTTGATTTCACTCTCCAAGTCTCCTCCGCGGGAGCAGAACGTGTTTTACGTTTGCCGGAGGATTTAATTCGTTTCCAAGGACTTTTAGCAAAACTAGAAGTGCCGCTGGAATCAGGGAAATGGGACAAACGATTATTTCGTTTGGGACCGGTTTCGGGGGATTCCGTTGAGCTTACGCTTTACGATCGTAAAACTCGACACAAAAAGAACCAAAAATCGGTATCTATGCCCATCGCAGAAATACGAAAGGGAAATTTGTATTTAGAAATTTAA
- the nusA gene encoding transcription termination factor NusA has product MATKQATKETGLFEAIQQFCQDKSLDKDLVYGVIRDSLLAAYRKKVGLEAETDDRCQVEFGSDNKNEIIISVLRDVVEGKTTNPLEISLEDAVKIDPKIEVGNQIRVFEKPQDLSRVLSSQAKQMVFQRLRDMEKELLYQEYKSKEGELTHGYFQRWKKDIMSIDLGKVEGIMLKKDQNPGEKYRQGDRLKAIISRVELRPREPMPVITLSRASGDFVKKLFEMEIPEVYDGIVEIRDVARIPSYRTKVVVTTSKSDVDPVGACVGMKGVRIQAIVRELGNERIDIVLHSDEPSVFIANAISPAKPVEVHVDRKRGDALVIVPDESLSLAIGINGSNVKLVSQLSGFKIDIKTVSQYNQELASPEAREKLDRLFNAQQEAMEESEDNYNQSGQEEEEEDSGYTPLSEIPGLTPRIVGLLEAGGIKNVETLLEFSQEELSKISGIGKTTAEQILRLLRESIEWVEEG; this is encoded by the coding sequence ATGGCGACAAAACAAGCAACGAAAGAAACTGGGCTATTCGAAGCCATCCAACAATTCTGTCAGGATAAATCTCTTGATAAAGATCTCGTATACGGTGTCATCCGCGACTCACTCCTTGCCGCCTATCGCAAAAAAGTCGGTTTAGAAGCGGAAACCGATGACCGTTGCCAAGTTGAATTTGGCTCCGACAATAAAAATGAAATCATTATCTCTGTATTACGCGATGTCGTAGAAGGGAAAACAACAAACCCACTCGAAATTTCTTTGGAAGATGCTGTTAAAATCGATCCAAAAATTGAAGTGGGAAACCAAATCCGAGTGTTTGAAAAACCACAGGACTTGTCTCGGGTTCTTTCGAGCCAAGCCAAACAAATGGTATTCCAACGCCTTCGCGATATGGAAAAAGAATTACTCTACCAAGAATACAAATCCAAAGAAGGGGAACTCACACACGGGTACTTCCAACGTTGGAAAAAAGACATCATGTCCATCGACCTGGGAAAGGTAGAAGGCATCATGCTGAAAAAAGACCAAAACCCTGGTGAAAAATACCGCCAAGGGGACCGTCTCAAAGCCATTATTTCTCGCGTGGAACTAAGGCCCCGTGAACCAATGCCAGTGATCACACTTTCACGTGCTTCTGGTGACTTTGTGAAAAAACTCTTTGAAATGGAAATTCCTGAAGTGTATGATGGAATTGTCGAAATCAGAGATGTTGCTCGCATTCCATCTTACAGAACAAAAGTGGTTGTGACCACAAGTAAGTCCGATGTAGACCCAGTGGGTGCTTGTGTGGGAATGAAAGGGGTTCGGATCCAGGCGATTGTTCGGGAACTGGGAAATGAGAGGATTGATATTGTCCTCCATTCGGATGAGCCAAGTGTTTTTATCGCCAATGCCATTTCTCCTGCAAAACCAGTGGAAGTGCATGTGGACAGAAAACGTGGAGATGCACTTGTGATTGTTCCAGATGAATCTTTATCGCTTGCGATTGGGATCAACGGGTCCAATGTCAAACTAGTGTCTCAACTTTCTGGATTCAAAATCGACATCAAAACTGTATCACAATACAACCAAGAACTCGCGTCGCCTGAAGCACGCGAAAAACTCGACCGACTTTTCAATGCACAACAAGAAGCAATGGAAGAATCGGAAGACAATTACAACCAATCGGGACAAGAAGAAGAGGAAGAAGATTCTGGTTACACACCTCTTTCGGAAATCCCTGGTCTCACTCCAAGAATCGTCGGTCTACTAGAGGCCGGTGGGATCAAAAATGTGGAAACCCTTCTCGAGTTCAGCCAGGAAGAACTTTCGAAAATTTCCGGAATCGGAAAAACTACGGCAGAACAAATTTTA